Proteins encoded by one window of Agelaius phoeniceus isolate bAgePho1 chromosome 3, bAgePho1.hap1, whole genome shotgun sequence:
- the DRC5 gene encoding dynein regulatory complex subunit 5 yields the protein MLQPEAGDKSRSLPSPCPPQASLTDVSFYTRRCITEDLSWSLVTVPPLTELCLQHIAHNFEKNPILNDLLPEHQKKVVERLSTSLPLTVTANTVSHEEYWKRCCMERWQVCDVSNYGDSWKRMFFERHLENILKFFIPNTTDPEQVLELIPLCKGYVRKLEINQFLPPLQVDPKEEGHDLSDAEDEAETGEVYKHHYNLKELITSLPHLEELHLIYDVKSCGMNFEWNLFNFTELDCSNLASAMKMCRNLKVFKLTRSKVDDDKIKLLARNLQHHPCLLELDLSHNLIRDHGAQALGKLISHSRLETLNLCNNQICHLGAQALAQGLAESSTLTSLNLRLNFVEDKGGEAIGRALLTNTSLKCLHLGSNNLSEPTAAVFSQVLAQNTSLTSINFSCNHLGLDGGKQLLAGLANNKTLTELDLRHAEVEQETDFLIHEIVWANREAVRLASLQHPSTEPL from the exons ATGCTGCAGCCAGAAGCTGGTGATAAGAGCAGATCCCTTCCCTCACCATGTCCACCTCAGGCCAGCCTCACTGATGTCTCATTCTACACACGCCGCTGCATCACTGAGGATCTCAGCTGGTCCCTGGTCACTGTCCCCCCCCTCACGGAGCTCTGCCTCCAGCACATCGCTCACAATTTTGAAA AAAACCCTATTTTGAACGATCTTCTGCCTGAGCACCAAAAGAAGGTGGTGGAGAGGCTCTCCACCAGCCTTCCACTCACTGTGACTGCCAACACAGTAAGCCATGAGGAGTACTGGAAGAGGTGCTGTATGGAGCGCTGGCAAGTGTGTGACGTCTCCAACTATGGAGACAGCTGGAAACGGATGTTCTTTGAACGTCACCTGGAGAACATTCTGAAGTTTTTCATCCCTAACACCACAGACCCCGAGCAGGTCCTAGAGCTCATCCCACTCTGCAAAGGCTACGTGCGGAAACTGGAGATCAATCAGTTCCTGCCACCTTTGCAGGTGGATCCAAAGGAGGAGGGCCATGACCTCTCTGACGCAGAGGATGAGGCTGAAACTGGTGAGGTCTACAAGCATCACTACAACCTGAAAGAGCTCATTACTTCTCTCCCTCACCTTGAAGAGCTTCATCTCATTTATGATGTGAAGAGCTGTGGCATGAACTTTGAGTGGAACCTTTTTAACTTCACTGAGCTGGACTGCTCCAACTTGGCTTCTGCCATGAAGATGTGCCGTAACTTGAAA GTTTTCAAGCTGACACGAAGCAAAGTGGATGATGACAAGATCAAGCTCCTGGCCCGTAACTTGCAGCATCACCCTTGCTTGTTGGAGCTGGACTTATCCCACAATCTCATCAGGGACCACGGGGCACAAGCTCTTGGCAAGCTGATCAGCCACAGCAGACTAGAAACCCTCAATCTGTGTAACAACCAGATCTGTCACCTGGGGGCTCAGGCTCTTGCTCAAGGCCTGGCTGAGAGCTCCACCCTGACCTCCCTGAATCTGCGCCTCAACTTTGTGGAGGACAAAGGTGGGGAGGCGATCGGCCGTGCCCTGCTGACCAACACCAGCCTGAAGTGCCTCCACCTGGGAAGTAATAACCTGTCAGAGCCAACTGCAGCAGTGTTCTCCCAGGTCCTGGCTCAGAACACCTCTCTGACGAGCATCAACTTCTCATGCAACCACCTGGGGCTG GATGGTgggaagcagctgcttgcagggcTGGCAAACAACAAGACTTTGACCGAGCTTGATCTCCGCCATGCAGAGGTGGAACAGGAGACAGATTTCCTCATTCACGAAATTGTATGGGCCAATCGGGAAGCAGTGAGGCTGGCATCTCTGCAGCACCCCAGCACTGAACCCCTCTGA
- the AARS2 gene encoding alanine--tRNA ligase, mitochondrial, protein MAAAARLRRRLLLEVPWRWRCSPRRGGAACPSAGQIRAAFLRFFEERHGHCRLPSAPVRPRGDPRLLFVNAGMNQFKPIFLGTVHPRSELAQHRRVVNSQKCVRAGGKHNDLEDVGRDTYHHTFFEMLGNWSFGDYFKEEACSMAWELLTEVYEIPRDRLYVTYFGGEPSLGLSADEECRDVWLRLGVPASHVLPFPLKDNFWEMGDTGPCGPCTEIHYDHVGGGRNAAALVNQGSPDVVEIWNLVFMQYSREVEGNLLPLPQHHVDTGMGLERLVTVLQNKRSNYDTDLFTPILDTIHKGCRAPRYQGLVGNADVGRVNMAYRVVADHVRTLCVCITDGIYPGVSGAELVLRRILRRAVRFCSEVLQAPPGLLASLVPTVVEVLGDAYPELTRNANQIKDIINENEAAFLSSLERGRRIIERTVQQMEPSTNFPAEVAWSLYGSLGFPLDLIDLMLEEKGISLDSAAFNELVLEDAKRKAGGPQAGQPGSTNAALDVHSLARLQGSKVPATDDSPKYAYTLGQHGHYEFSPCQATVLMLYRDQCLQKEVGAGQRCGVILDRTNFYAQQGGQDSDRGYMIRLGQQDVLFPVESVHLCGGYVIHEVTAVETLRAGDQVQLFVDEAQRLACMTNHTATHLLNFALRRVLGDSTEQRGSHVTAERLRFDFDTKGHVTVEQLQQVEQVVQDLIQKNEVVHMAEVPLTLARRVQGLRAVDEGYPDPVRIVSLGVPVENVLTCDSKAAMQTSVELCCGTHLLQTGSVEDLAIISERQLVKGISRVIAVTGGRAKEAREVGQCLAMEVDSVSLRMKQRITSIPEMQNLSKEVGHLTKVVASTAMPQWQRKELQTILKALQRTANTAVKKLELQQAEKVAQILLAKYCNQPVIIDTIPADSLSILMKVVNQLCDKSPGTSVLLLSPQASGEVLCACQVSKSCLPGFSAADWAVAVCTQMEGKAGGSPIVAKGSGNAKGMQGALTTALEFAQSKL, encoded by the exons gctggaggtgccGTGGCGCTGGCGCTGCAGCCCCCGCCGCGGCGGTGCCGCCTGCCCCTCGGCGGGGCAGATCCGCGCCGCCTTCCTGCGCTTCTTCGAGGAGCGCCACGgccactgccgcctgccctcgGCCCCCGTGCGGCCCCGCGGCGACCCGCGCCTCCTCTTTGTCAACGCGGGCATGAACCAG TTCAAGCCCATTTTCCTGGGCACGGTGCACCCCCGGAGCGAGCTGGCCCAGCACCGGCGCGTGGTGAACAGCCAGAAGTGTGTGCGTGCGGGAGGGAAGCACAACGACCTGGAGGATGTGGGCCGAGATACTTACCATCACACCTTCTTCGAGATGCTGGGGAACTGGTCCTTTGGGGATTACTTTAAG GAGGAGGCATGTAGCATGGCCTGGGAGCTCTTGACAGAGGTTTATGAGATCCCCAGAGATCGTCTCTACGTCACCTACTTTGGGGGAGAGCCCTCGCTGGGGCTGAGCGCAGATGAGGAGTGCAGGGACGTGTGGCTCCGCCTGGG GGTTCCTGCCAGTCACGTTCTTCCTTTCCCATTGAAGGATAACTTCTGGGAGATGGGGGACACAGGTCCCTGTGGTCCCTGCACGGAGATCCACTATGACCACGTGGGtggtggcagaaatgctgcagcaCTGGTGAACCAGGGCAGCCCCGATGTAGTGGAGATCTGGAACTTAGTTTTCATGCAGTACAGCAG AGAGGTGGAGGGGAATCTCCTTCCCTTGCCGCAGCACCATGTGGATACAGGAATGGGTCTGGAAAGGCTGGTGACAGTTCTGCAGAACAAACGTTCCAACTATGACACAGATCTCTTCACTCCAATCTTGGATACCATTCACAAG GGCTGCAGGGCACCCAGATACCAAGGTTTGGTCGGGAATGCTGATGTTGGCCGTGTGAACATGGCCTACCGCGTGGTGGCAGATCACGTGCGCACCCTGTGCGTGTGCATCACTGATGGCATCTACCCAGGCGTCTCTGGAGCAGA ACTGGTGCTGCGTCGGATCCTGCGCAGGGCTGTGCGCTTTTGCTCTGAAGTTCTACAGGCGCCACCTGGGCTCCTGGCCTCCCTGGTGCCTACTGTAGTGGAAGTGCTG GGAGATGCTTATCCAGAGCTGACAAGGAATGCCAACCAG ATCAAGGATATCATCAATGAGAACGAGGCTGCATTTCTGTCCTCCCTGGAGCGTGGGAGGCGCATCATCGAGCGCACAGTGCAGCAGATGGAGCCCTCCACAAATTTCCCAG CTGAAGTAGCCTGGTCTCTCTATGGGAGTTTGGGATTCCCTCTGGATTTGATTGACTTGATGCTTGAAGAGAAGGGAATCAGTTTGGATTCAGCCGCTTTTAATGAACTTGTTTTGGAAGATGCGAAG CGGAAGGCTGGTGGCCCACAGGCAGGACAGCCAGGGAGCACAAACGCCGCCCTGGATGTGCACTCGCTGGCTCGGCTGCAGGGCAGCAAGGTGCCTGCCACGGATGACTCTCCCAAGTACGCCTACACCCTGGGGCAGCACGGCCACTACG AGTTCAGCCCGTGCCAGGCCACTGTGCTGATGCTGTACAGAGACCAGTGTCTCCAGAAGGAGGTTGGGGCAGGGCAGCGCTGTGGTGTCATCTTGGACAGGACTAACTTCTAtgcacagcagggagggcaggactCTGACCGAGGCTACATGATACGTTTAGGACAGCAG GATGTACTCTTCCCTGTAGAGTCAGTTCATCTCTGTGGTGGCTACGTGATCCATGAGGTCACTGCTGTGGAGACCCTGCGTGCTGGCGACCAAGTGCAGCTCTTTGTGGATGAG GCGCAGCGCCTGGCCTGCATGACGAACCACACCGCCACTCACCTGCTGAACTTCGCGCTCCGGCGCGTCCTGGGTGACAGCACCGAGCAGCGGGGCTCCCACGTGACAGCAGAGCGGCTGCGTTTCGACTTTGACACTAAG GGCCATGTGActgtggagcagctgcagcaagtgGAGCAAGTGGTCCAGGACCTGATCCAGAAAAATGAGGTGGTGCATATGGCTGAAGTGCCCCTCACACTGGCAAGAAGAGTTCAGGGACTCCGTGCAGTGGATGAG GGCTATCCAGATCCAGTGAGGATAgtgtccctgggggtccctgtggaGAATGTGCTGACCTGTGACTCCAAGGCTGCAATGCAGACCTCTGTGGAGCTCTGCTGTGGGAC GCACCTTCTCCAGACAGGATCTGTGGAAGACCTGGCCATCATCAGCGAGCGCCAGCTTGTCAAAGGCATTAGCCGTGTCATTGCAGTGACAGGGGGACGAGCCAAAGAG GCCCGGGAAGTAGGCCAGTGCTTGGCTATGGAAGTGGACTCTGTCTCCCTACGGATGAAGCAGAGGATCACCTCTATTCCTGAGATGCAGAACCTCTCCAAAGAAGTGGGCCATTTGACCAAA GTGGTGGCCAGCACTGCAATGCCCCAGTGGCAAAGAAAAGAACTGCAGACCATCTTGAAAGCACTACAGCGAACAGCCAACACAGCTGTCAAGaaactggagctgcagcag gctgagaaggtggcacaaATCTTGCTAGCAAAATACTGCAACCAGCCTGTCATCATTGATACTATCCCAGCTGATTCCCTCTCT ATCCTAATGAAAGTAGTTAACCAGCTGTGTGACAAGTCTCCTGGCACCTCAGTCTTGCTGCTCAGCCCTCAGGCTTCGGGTGAGGTGCTCTGTGCCTGTCAGGTGTCCAAG agctgcctccctGGGTTCTCTGCTGCTGACTGGGCTGTGGCTGTCTGTACACAGATggaagggaaggcaggaggCTCTCCCATCGTGGCTAAGGGCAGTGGAAATGCCAAAGGCATGCAGGGAGCCCTGACCACTGCACTGGAGTTTGCTCAGAGCAAACTGTAA